A DNA window from Megalobrama amblycephala isolate DHTTF-2021 linkage group LG11, ASM1881202v1, whole genome shotgun sequence contains the following coding sequences:
- the LOC125278805 gene encoding zinc finger BED domain-containing protein 4-like: protein MTERRKNQSEVWTYFTQPMAGVAVCKECQMNISMGSKSTTTKNTSNMWNHLKIHHSTIFEEAKKKRDAEEAKTSSHIQASLPMMFEKQTKWKTPDVRSKTLDRMITEMIATDNQPFTMVQNKGFQRLMATAEPRYTLKSEKFYRTEMFPSINNSIVEKVKALLKPDNASYNLAFTTDCWSGTTESLMSLTCHFIDDQWIRRQVILNTKAMMGSHTGEYISEMFLGMLEEWDIDKDRVVLVLRDSGANIVKGMRIAELPDMSCSAHILQLVVNDGLNSQRAVQNILSVLKSCATHFNHSVLAKQRLAVIQQDLGLPAHAIIQAVPTRRNSTLHMLVRMQEQRRALNIYASEHSGFTSLSADQWSIVSNLIEILSPVEEVTLEMSHYESSASCIIPSVKVLKMLLSSQGPSSHGIKTMRQEMLESLTRRFAKVEELKCAVLACLLDPRYKEHAFSSDTTLLNAKVWLEEETETLEQDNNVQGEGTQSDDSTISKRPRTEETQKKLIDEMYDTLLGATSSEVGGSSLERELQQYLSESVIDRRMGKPLEWWKQNEKRFPILARLSRKFLCPPSSSVPSERVFSEVGAIYENKRSRLTGQNAERLCFLHYNVVLLNWEY, encoded by the coding sequence atgacTGAAAGGAGGAAAAATCAAAGTGAGGTATGGACTTACTTCACTCAGCCAATGGCAGGAGTAGCAGTTTGCAAAGAATGCCAAATGAACATAAGCATGGGGTCAAAatctacaacaacaaaaaatacctCCAACATGTGGAACCACTTAAAGATACATCACTCAACTATCTTTGAAGaggcaaagaaaaaaagagatgctGAAGAGGCAAAGACATCCAGCCACATTCAAGCATCTCTTCCTATGATGTTTGAAAAGCAGACAAAGTGGAAGACGCCTGATGTCCGCTCAAAAACACTGGACAGGATGATTACAGAAATGATAGCTACAGACAATCAGCCTTTCACCATGGTTCAAAATAAAGGCTTCCAGAGACTCATGGCAACTGCAGAACCAAGATATACTCTGAAGAGTGAGAAGTTCTATCGCACAGAGATGTTCCCCAGTATTAACAACAGTATCGTTGAGAAGGTTAAAGCACTGCTTAAGCCTGATAACGCAAGTTATAACTTGGCTTTTACTACAGACTGCTGGTCCGGTACAACTGAATCCCTAATGAGCTTGACATGCCATTTCATTGATGATCAGTGGATTCGCAGACAAGTAATTCTAAACACAAAAGCAATGATGGGATCACACACTGGAGAGTACATTAGCGAGATGTTTTTGGGCATGCTGGAAGAATGGGACATTGACAAAGATAGAGTGGTTCTTGTTCTCAGGGACAGTGGTGCTAACATTGTTAAAGGTATGAGAATTGCTGAACTGCCTGACATGAGCTGCAGTGCCCACATATTACAGCTAGTTGTCAATGACGGCCTCAACTCACAAAGAGCTGTCCAAAATATCCTGTCAGTGCTGAAAAGCTGTGCTACACATTTTAATCATTCAGTACTAGCTAAACAGCGTTTAGCAGTGATCCAGCAGGATCTTGGGCTACCTGCACATGCCATCATTCAGGCTGTCCCGACCCGACGGAATTCCACCCTGCACATGCTGGTCAGGATGCAAGAGCAGAGAAGAGCTCTGAACATATATGCCAGTGAGCATAGTGGGTTCACTAGCCTGAGTGCTGATCAGTGGAGTATTGTCAGCAATCTTATTGAGATACTTTCTCCAGTGGAGGAGGTCACTCTTGAGATGAGCCACTATGAGAGTTCAGCATCATGCATCATCCCATCTGTCAAAGTTCTGAAGATGTTGCTTAGCAGTCAAGGTCCCTCCTCTCATGGGATTAAAACAATGAGACAGGAGATGCTGGAGAGTCTCACCCGACGGTTTGCAAAAGTGGAGGAGTTGAAATGTGCAGTCCTTGCCTGTCTTCTGGATCCAAGGTACAAGGAACATGCCTTTTCATCTGACACCACACTGTTGAATGCAAAAGTTTGGCTTGAGGAGGAGACAGAAACCTTAGAGCAAGACAACAACGTACAAGGTGAAGGAACACAGTCAGATGATTCCACCATTTCAAAAAGGCCCCGTACAGAAGAAACCCAGAAGAAACTGATTGATGAGATGTATGATACTCTGCTTGGTGCTACTAGTTCTGAAGTTGGTGGGTCTAGCCTTGAAAGAGAGCTTCAGCAGTACCTTTCAGAATCAGTGATTGATAGAAGGATGGGCAAGCCACTTGAATGGTGGAAACAAAATGAGAAAAGGTTCCCCATTCTTGCTCGTCTGTCAAGAAAGTTCCTTTGCCCCCCATCGTCTTCAGTGCCCAGTGAACGAGTCTTCAGTGAAGTGGGAGCCATTTATGAAAACAAACGAAGCAGGCTTACAGGGCAGAATGCTGAAAGACTCTGTTTTCTACACTACAACGTAGTTCTGCTTAACTGGGAGTATTAA
- the LOC125278772 gene encoding trace amine-associated receptor 3-like, with product MYYIYIHLFLDVGLYKPIIYKIILLICLSTTEEFISASEADVMTSNETGTENVLLCYPLLLDSCPKVQRLAVIKVAMYVFMVLMILTTVFGNLLIIISISHFKHLQSPTHLIVRSLAACDCLLGSFVMPYSMVRSVEGCWYLGDVVCKVHSSLDMTFSISSILHLSLIAIDRYWAICDPLRYNMRVTNNTVTAFTTFTWLFSFVYSFSIVFSGVNAVGLEMLILQVYCVGSCVLFFNKQWGLICPILTFFLPGSIMTSLYMKIFHVARKHAKVMSERVTVAATGVLKSQSSAHRERKAAKALAIVMGVFLLCWLPIVTAAALNSFFKFLTPTDVFEALFWFAYLNSTCNPLIYGFFYPCFQNAFKILISIYICGIKDSNTLTFE from the coding sequence ATGTACTATATATACATTCACCTTTTTTTGGATGTTGGCCTTTACAAACCTAtcatttacaaaattattttgcTTATTTGCCTTTCTACAACTGAGGAATTTATCTCTGCATCTGAAGCAGACGTgatgacttcaaatgaaactGGCACTGAGAATGTGCTTCTTTGCTATCCACTCCTGCTGGATTCCTGTCCTAAAGTACAACGTCTTGCTGTAATTAAAGTGGCAATGTATGTTTTCATGGTGCTGATGATCCTCACAACAGTTTTTGGGAATCTGCTGATCATCATCTCCATCTCTCACTTCAAACATCTACAGTCTCCAACTCATCTGATCGTTCGCTCTCTGGCAGCTTGTGATTGTCTGCTGGGCTCTTTTGTCATGCCGTACAGCATGGTGCGATCTGTTGAAGGCTGCTGGTATCTGGGAGATGTTGTGTGTAAAGTGCATTCTAGTTTAGACATGACCTTCAGCATTTCTTCCATACTGCATCTCAGTTTAATAGCTATTGACAGGTACTGGGCCATTTGTGATCCTTTAAGGTACAACATGAGGGTCACAAACAACACTGTGACTGCATTTACTACCTTCACATGGctgttttcatttgtgtacagtTTTTCTATTGTGTTCTCAGGAGTAAATGCAGTTGGACTAGAGATGCTTATATTACAGGTTTACTGTGTGGGAAGTTGTGTTCTGTTTTTTAACAAACAGTGGGGCCTTATATGTCCAATTCTCACATTCTTTCTTCCTGGGTCGATCATGACCTCTCTGTATATGAAAATCTTCCATGTtgcaagaaaacatgcaaaGGTTATGTCAGAAAGAGTGACCGTGGCAGCAACAGGAGTGTTAAAGAGCCAAAGTTCtgcacacagagagagaaaagcaGCAAAAGCTCTGGCCATTGTCATGGGTGTTTTTTTGCTCTGCTGGCTGCCTATTGTTACTGCTGCTGCTCTCAAttcttttttcaaatttttaacCCCCACTGATGTTTTTGAGGCTTTGTTTTGgtttgcatatttgaactctACTTGTAATCCTTTGATTTATGGATTTTTCTACCCTTGTTTTCAGAATGCATTTAAGATTCTTATATCCATCTATATCTGTGGCATCAAGGATTCAAACACATTGACTTTTGAATGA
- the LOC125278773 gene encoding trace amine-associated receptor 4-like, translating to MTSNETDTEDVFLCYPLLLDSCPKVQRLAVIKVAMYAFLMLMILTTVFGNLLIIISISHFKHLQSPTHMIVQSLAACDCLLGSLVMPYSMVRSVEGCWYLGDFVCKVHSSLDMTFCIASILHLSLISVDRYWAICDPLRYKMRVTNNTVTVFTTFTWLFSFVYSFYVVFSGVNTIGLESFIMQFYCVGNCILFFNKQWGLICPVLIFFLPGSIMASLYIKIFHVARKHAKVMSERVTVATAGGLKSQRSAHRERKAAKTLAIVIGVFLFCWLPFFIVNALDPFFNFFTPADIFDAVIWFAYFNSTCNPLIYGFFYPCFQNAFKILISTYICGIKDSNILIYE from the coding sequence atgacttcaaatgaaactGACACTGAGGATGTGTTTCTCTGCTATCCACTCCTGCTGGATTCCTGTCCTAAAGTACAACGTCTTGCTGTAATTAAAGTAGCAATGTATGCTTTCTTGATGCTGATGATCCTCACAACAGTTTTTGGGAATCTGCTGATCATCATCTCCATCTCTCACTTCAAACATCTACAGTCTCCAACTCACATGATCGTTCAGTCTCTGGCAGCTTGTGATTGTCTGCTGGGCTCTTTGGTCATGCCATACAGCATGGTGCGATCTGTTGAAGGCTGCTGGTATCTGGGAGATTTTGTGTGTAAAGTGCATTCTAGTTTAGACATGACCTTCTGTATCGCTTCCATACTGCATCTCAGTTTAATATCTGTTGACAGGTACTGGGCCATTTGTGATCCTTTAAGGTACAAAATGCGGGTCACAAACAACACTGTGACTGTATTTACTACCTTCACATGGctgttttcatttgtgtacagcttttatgttgtgttttcaGGGGTGAACACTATTGGCCTGGAGTCATTTATCATGCAGTTTTACTGTGTGGGAAATTGTATTCTGTTTTTTAACAAACAGTGGGGTCTTATATGTCCAGTTCTTATATTTTTCCTTCCTGGGTCAATCATGGCCTCTCTGTATATAAAAATCTTCCATGTTGCACGAAAACATGCAAAAGTTATGTCAGAAAGAGTGACTGTGGCTACAGCAGGAGGGTTAAAGAGCCAACGCTCtgcacacagagagagaaaagcaGCGAAAACTCTGGCCATTGTTATTGgtgtttttctgttttgctgGCTGCCTTTTTTCATTGTTAATGCTCTTGAcccttttttcaatttttttactCCAGCTGATATTTTTGATGCTGTAATTTGGTTTGCATATTTTAACTCCACTTGTAACCCCTTGATTTATGGATTTTTCTACCCTTGTTTTCAGAATGCATTTAAGATTCTTATATCCACTTATATCTGTGGCATCAAGGATTCAAACATcttgatttatgaatga